A region of Leclercia adecarboxylata DNA encodes the following proteins:
- the aceE gene encoding pyruvate dehydrogenase (acetyl-transferring), homodimeric type: MSERLQNDVDPIETRDWQQAIESVIREEGVERAQYLIEQMLSEARKGGVKVAAGAGANNYVNTIAVEDEPEYPGNLDLERRIRSAIRWNAIMTVLRASKKDLELGGHMASFQSSATVYEVCFNHFFRARTEKDGGDLVYFQGHISPGVYARAFLEGRLTEEQMNNFRQEVHGKGLSSYPHPKLMPEFWQFPTVSMGLGPIGAIYQAKFLKYLEHRGLKDTSQQTVYAFLGDGEMDEPESKGAITIATREKLDNLCFIINCNLQRLDGPVTGNGKIINELEGIFAGAGWNVIKVMWGGRWDELLRKDTSGKLLQLMQETVDGDYQTFKSKDGAYVREHFFGKYPETAALVADWTDDQIWALNRGGHDPKKVYAALKKAQDTKGKATVILAHTVKGYGMGDTAEGKNIAHQVKKMNMDGVRYIRDRFNVPVTDEQVENLSYITFPEGSEEHTYLHAQRQKLNGYLPSRQVNFTEKLELPALEDFSQLLEEQNKEISTTIAFVRALNVMLKNKSIKDRLVPIIADEARTFGMEGLFRQIGIYSPNGQQYTPQDREQVAYYKEDEKGQILQEGINELGAGASWLAAATSYSTNNLPMIPFYIYYSMFGFQRIGDLCWQAGDQQARGFLVGGTSGRTTLNGEGLQHEDGHSHIQSLTIPNCISYDPSYAYEVAVIMHDGLTRMYGEAQENIYYYITTLNENYHMPAMPAGAEEGIRKGIYKLETIEGSKGKVQLLGSGSILRHVREAAQILANDYGVGSDVYSVTSFTELARDGQDCERWNMLHPLETPRVPYIAQVMNDAPAVASTDYMKLFAEQVRTYVPADDYRVLGTDGFGRSDSRENLRHHFEVDASYVVVAALGELAKRGEIDKKVVAEAITKFNIDAEKVNPRLA; encoded by the coding sequence ATGTCAGAACGTCTCCAAAATGACGTGGATCCGATCGAAACTCGCGACTGGCAACAGGCGATCGAATCGGTCATCCGTGAAGAAGGTGTTGAGCGCGCTCAGTATCTGATTGAACAGATGCTTTCTGAAGCCCGCAAAGGCGGTGTGAAAGTAGCTGCAGGTGCAGGGGCTAACAACTACGTAAACACGATTGCCGTCGAAGACGAACCGGAATACCCGGGCAATCTGGATCTGGAACGCCGCATCCGTTCTGCAATTCGCTGGAACGCCATCATGACCGTTCTGCGCGCGTCCAAAAAAGATCTGGAGCTGGGCGGCCACATGGCTTCCTTCCAGTCTTCCGCAACCGTTTATGAAGTGTGCTTTAACCACTTCTTCCGCGCGCGCACCGAGAAAGACGGCGGCGACCTGGTGTACTTCCAGGGCCACATCTCTCCGGGCGTCTACGCACGTGCGTTCCTGGAAGGTCGTCTGACTGAAGAGCAGATGAACAACTTCCGTCAGGAAGTTCACGGTAAAGGTCTGTCTTCTTATCCGCACCCGAAACTGATGCCAGAATTCTGGCAGTTCCCGACCGTATCTATGGGTCTGGGTCCAATCGGTGCGATCTACCAGGCTAAATTCCTGAAATATCTGGAACACCGTGGCCTGAAAGACACCTCCCAGCAGACCGTATACGCCTTCCTGGGCGACGGCGAGATGGATGAGCCAGAATCTAAAGGTGCGATCACCATCGCAACCCGTGAGAAGCTGGACAACCTCTGCTTCATCATCAACTGTAACCTGCAGCGTCTGGATGGTCCGGTAACCGGTAACGGCAAGATCATCAACGAACTGGAAGGCATCTTCGCAGGTGCTGGCTGGAACGTGATTAAAGTCATGTGGGGCGGTCGTTGGGATGAGCTGCTGCGTAAAGACACCAGCGGTAAACTGCTCCAGCTGATGCAGGAAACCGTTGACGGCGACTACCAGACCTTCAAATCCAAAGACGGTGCCTATGTACGTGAGCACTTCTTCGGTAAATACCCTGAGACCGCAGCCCTGGTTGCAGACTGGACTGACGATCAGATCTGGGCCCTGAACCGTGGTGGTCACGATCCGAAGAAAGTCTACGCTGCACTGAAAAAAGCGCAGGACACCAAAGGCAAAGCAACTGTAATCCTGGCGCATACCGTTAAAGGTTATGGCATGGGTGACACTGCCGAAGGTAAAAACATCGCGCACCAGGTTAAGAAAATGAACATGGACGGCGTGCGTTATATCCGCGACCGTTTCAACGTTCCAGTGACCGACGAGCAGGTTGAAAACCTCTCTTACATCACCTTCCCGGAAGGTTCTGAAGAGCACACCTATCTGCACGCCCAGCGTCAGAAGCTGAACGGCTACCTGCCGTCTCGCCAGGTGAACTTCACTGAGAAACTGGAACTGCCAGCGCTGGAAGACTTCTCTCAGCTGCTGGAAGAGCAGAACAAAGAGATCTCCACCACTATCGCCTTCGTGCGTGCCCTGAACGTGATGCTGAAGAACAAGTCGATCAAAGATCGTCTGGTTCCAATCATCGCTGACGAAGCGCGTACCTTTGGTATGGAAGGTCTGTTCCGTCAGATCGGTATCTACAGCCCGAACGGTCAGCAGTACACCCCGCAGGACCGCGAGCAGGTTGCATACTACAAAGAAGACGAGAAAGGTCAGATCCTGCAGGAAGGTATCAACGAGCTGGGCGCAGGCGCATCCTGGCTGGCTGCTGCGACCTCTTACAGCACCAACAACCTGCCGATGATCCCGTTCTACATCTACTACTCCATGTTCGGTTTCCAGCGTATCGGTGACCTGTGCTGGCAGGCTGGCGACCAACAGGCTCGCGGCTTCCTGGTAGGGGGTACTTCCGGTCGTACGACCCTGAACGGTGAAGGTCTGCAGCACGAAGATGGTCACAGCCACATTCAGTCTCTGACTATCCCTAACTGTATCTCTTACGACCCGTCTTACGCGTACGAAGTGGCAGTCATCATGCATGACGGTCTGACCCGTATGTACGGTGAAGCGCAAGAGAACATTTACTACTACATCACCACCCTGAACGAAAACTACCATATGCCGGCTATGCCAGCAGGTGCCGAGGAAGGTATCCGTAAAGGTATCTACAAACTCGAAACCATCGAAGGTAGCAAAGGTAAAGTTCAGCTGCTGGGCTCCGGTTCTATCCTGCGTCACGTCCGTGAAGCAGCGCAGATCCTGGCGAACGACTACGGCGTAGGTTCTGACGTGTACAGCGTCACCTCCTTCACCGAACTGGCGCGTGATGGCCAGGATTGCGAGCGCTGGAACATGCTGCACCCACTGGAAACTCCACGCGTTCCTTACATCGCTCAGGTGATGAACGACGCGCCAGCGGTGGCGTCTACTGACTATATGAAACTGTTCGCTGAGCAGGTTCGTACTTACGTTCCAGCTGATGATTATCGCGTACTGGGTACTGACGGCTTCGGTCGTTCTGACAGCCGCGAAAACCTGCGTCACCACTTCGAAGTTGATGCTTCTTACGTGGTTGTAGCAGCACTGGGCGAACTGGCTAAACGTGGCGAAATCGATAAGAAAGTGGTTGCGGAAGCAATTACCAAATTCAACATCGATGCAGAAAAAGTTAACCCGCGTCTGGCGTAA
- the aceF gene encoding pyruvate dehydrogenase complex dihydrolipoyllysine-residue acetyltransferase, with translation MAIEINVPDIGADEVEITEILVKVGDKVEAEQSLITVEGDKASMEVPSPQAGIVKEIKVSVGDKTETGKLIMIFDSADGAAAAAPAQEEKKEAAPAAAAPAAAAAAKEVNVPDIGGDEVEVTEILVKVGDTVAAEQSLITVEGDKASMEVPAPFAGTVKEIKINTGDKVSTGSLIMVFEVAGAEGAAAPAKAEAAPAQAAAPAAAGGAKDVNVPDIGGDEVEVTEVMVKVGDKVAAEQSLITVEGDKASMEVPAPFAGTVKEIKISTGDKVSTGSLIMVFEVEGAAPAAAPAAAAAAAPAQAAKPAAAPAAKAEGKSEFAENDAYVHATPLIRRLAREFGVNLAKVKGTGRKGRILREDVQAYVKEAVKRAEAAPAAATGGGIPGMLPWPKVDFSKFGEIEEVELGRIQKISGANLSRNWVMIPHVTHFDKTDITDLEAFRKQQNAEAEKRKLDVKFTPVVFIMKAVAAALEQMPRFNSSLSEDGQKLTLKKYINIGVAVDTPNGLVVPVFKDVNKKSITELSRELTVISKKARDGKLTAGEMQGGCFTISSIGGLGTTHFAPIVNAPEVAILGVSKSAMEPVWNGKEFMPRLMMPISLSFDHRVIDGADGARFITIINNTLSDIRRLVM, from the coding sequence ATGGCTATCGAAATCAATGTACCGGACATCGGGGCTGATGAAGTTGAAATCACCGAGATCCTGGTCAAAGTAGGCGACAAAGTTGAAGCTGAACAGTCGCTGATCACCGTAGAAGGCGACAAAGCCTCTATGGAAGTCCCGTCTCCTCAGGCTGGCATCGTCAAAGAGATCAAAGTCTCTGTGGGCGATAAAACCGAGACTGGCAAACTGATCATGATTTTCGATTCCGCCGACGGTGCAGCAGCTGCTGCACCTGCGCAGGAAGAGAAGAAAGAAGCTGCTCCGGCTGCCGCTGCTCCAGCAGCTGCCGCGGCAGCGAAAGAAGTTAACGTGCCTGACATCGGCGGTGACGAAGTTGAAGTCACTGAAATCCTGGTGAAAGTGGGCGATACCGTTGCGGCTGAGCAGTCACTGATCACCGTAGAAGGCGACAAAGCCTCTATGGAAGTGCCTGCGCCGTTCGCGGGTACCGTTAAAGAGATCAAGATCAACACCGGTGACAAAGTCTCTACCGGCTCCCTGATCATGGTCTTCGAAGTGGCGGGCGCTGAAGGCGCTGCGGCTCCAGCGAAAGCGGAAGCTGCTCCGGCACAGGCCGCTGCACCAGCAGCCGCTGGCGGCGCGAAAGACGTTAACGTACCTGACATCGGCGGTGACGAAGTTGAAGTGACCGAAGTGATGGTGAAAGTGGGCGACAAAGTTGCCGCTGAACAGTCACTGATCACCGTTGAAGGCGACAAAGCTTCTATGGAAGTTCCTGCGCCATTCGCCGGTACCGTTAAAGAGATCAAAATCAGCACCGGCGACAAAGTCTCTACCGGTTCCCTGATTATGGTCTTCGAAGTAGAAGGCGCTGCGCCTGCAGCAGCTCCGGCTGCCGCTGCTGCTGCTGCACCGGCTCAGGCGGCTAAACCTGCTGCTGCTCCGGCTGCTAAAGCGGAAGGCAAATCTGAGTTTGCTGAAAACGACGCTTACGTCCACGCTACCCCACTGATTCGTCGCCTGGCGCGTGAATTCGGTGTGAACCTGGCGAAAGTGAAAGGGACTGGCCGTAAAGGTCGTATCCTGCGCGAAGACGTTCAGGCTTACGTTAAAGAAGCGGTGAAACGCGCTGAAGCGGCTCCTGCTGCTGCCACCGGCGGCGGTATCCCGGGCATGCTGCCATGGCCGAAAGTGGACTTCAGCAAGTTCGGCGAAATCGAAGAAGTGGAACTGGGCCGTATCCAGAAAATCTCTGGTGCCAACCTGAGCCGTAACTGGGTGATGATCCCGCACGTTACGCACTTCGACAAAACCGATATCACCGATCTGGAAGCGTTCCGTAAACAGCAGAACGCCGAAGCTGAGAAGCGTAAACTGGACGTGAAATTCACCCCAGTGGTCTTCATCATGAAAGCCGTTGCTGCGGCACTTGAGCAAATGCCACGCTTCAACAGCTCCCTGTCCGAAGATGGCCAGAAGCTGACGCTGAAGAAATACATCAACATCGGTGTTGCGGTTGATACGCCAAATGGTCTGGTTGTTCCGGTCTTCAAAGACGTGAACAAGAAGAGCATCACTGAGCTGTCCCGTGAACTGACCGTGATCTCCAAGAAAGCGCGTGATGGCAAGCTGACTGCTGGCGAAATGCAGGGCGGTTGCTTCACCATCTCCAGCATCGGCGGCCTGGGTACTACCCACTTCGCGCCGATTGTTAACGCGCCGGAAGTGGCGATCCTGGGTGTGTCCAAGTCCGCGATGGAGCCGGTATGGAATGGCAAAGAGTTCATGCCGCGTCTGATGATGCCAATCTCTCTGTCCTTCGACCACCGCGTGATCGACGGTGCTGATGGTGCTCGCTTCATTACCATCATCAACAACACCCTGAGCGACATTCGCCGCCTGGTGATGTAA
- the lpdA gene encoding dihydrolipoyl dehydrogenase, which produces MSTEIKTQVVVLGAGPAGYSAAFRAADLGLETVIVERYNTLGGVCLNVGCIPSKALLHVAKVIEEAKALAEHGIVFGEPKTDIDKIRTWKEKVITQLTGGLAGMAKGRKVKVVNGLGKFTGANTLEVEGENGKTVINFDNAIIAAGSRPIELPFIPHEDPRVWDSTDALELKTVPKRLLVMGGGIIGLEMGTVYHALGSEIDVVEMFDQVIPAADKDIVKVFTKRISKKFNLMLETKVTAVEAKEDGIYVSMEGKKAPAEAQRYDAVLVAIGRVPNGKNLNAGAAGVEVDDRGFIRVDKQLRTNVPHIFAIGDIVGQPMLAHKGVHEGHVAAEVIAGMKHYFDPKVIPSIAYTEPEVAWVGLTEKEAKEKGISYETATFPWAASGRAIASDCADGMTKLIFDKETHRVIGGAIVGTNGGELLGEIGLAIEMGCDAEDIALTIHAHPTLHESVGLAAEVFEGSITDLPNAKAKKK; this is translated from the coding sequence ATGAGCACAGAAATCAAAACTCAGGTCGTAGTACTTGGGGCAGGCCCGGCAGGTTATTCCGCAGCATTCCGTGCCGCGGATTTAGGTCTGGAAACCGTCATCGTAGAGCGTTACAACACCCTCGGCGGTGTTTGTCTGAACGTCGGCTGTATCCCTTCTAAAGCGCTGCTGCACGTTGCTAAAGTTATCGAAGAAGCCAAAGCGCTGGCTGAGCACGGTATCGTCTTCGGCGAGCCGAAAACCGATATCGACAAAATTCGTACCTGGAAAGAGAAAGTTATCACCCAACTGACCGGTGGTCTGGCCGGTATGGCCAAAGGCCGTAAAGTGAAAGTGGTAAACGGTCTGGGTAAATTTACCGGGGCAAACACCCTGGAAGTGGAAGGCGAAAACGGCAAAACCGTAATTAACTTCGACAACGCGATCATCGCGGCGGGCTCCCGTCCGATCGAACTGCCGTTCATTCCACATGAAGATCCGCGCGTGTGGGATTCCACCGACGCGCTGGAACTGAAAACCGTTCCAAAACGCCTGCTGGTTATGGGTGGCGGTATCATCGGTCTGGAAATGGGTACCGTGTACCATGCGCTGGGTTCAGAGATTGACGTGGTTGAAATGTTCGACCAGGTTATCCCGGCTGCTGACAAAGACATCGTTAAAGTCTTCACCAAACGCATCAGCAAGAAGTTCAACCTGATGCTGGAAACCAAAGTGACTGCCGTTGAAGCGAAAGAAGACGGTATTTACGTTTCCATGGAAGGCAAAAAAGCCCCTGCGGAAGCACAGCGTTATGACGCGGTGCTGGTGGCTATCGGTCGTGTACCGAACGGTAAAAACCTCAATGCAGGTGCAGCGGGCGTGGAAGTTGACGACCGCGGCTTTATCCGCGTTGATAAACAGCTGCGCACCAACGTGCCGCACATCTTTGCTATCGGCGATATCGTCGGTCAGCCAATGCTGGCACACAAAGGTGTTCACGAAGGCCACGTTGCCGCAGAAGTTATCGCCGGCATGAAGCACTACTTCGACCCGAAAGTGATCCCATCTATCGCGTACACCGAGCCAGAAGTTGCATGGGTTGGTCTGACCGAGAAAGAAGCGAAAGAGAAAGGCATCAGCTACGAAACCGCCACCTTCCCGTGGGCTGCTTCTGGCCGTGCTATCGCTTCCGACTGCGCAGATGGTATGACCAAACTGATCTTCGACAAAGAGACTCACCGTGTGATCGGTGGTGCGATTGTCGGCACCAACGGCGGCGAGCTGCTGGGTGAGATCGGCCTGGCGATCGAAATGGGCTGTGACGCTGAAGACATCGCGCTGACCATCCACGCTCACCCGACTCTGCACGAGTCAGTTGGCCTGGCGGCAGAAGTGTTTGAAGGCAGCATCACCGACCTGCCAAACGCGAAAGCGAAGAAGAAGTAA
- a CDS encoding DUF2950 family protein: MKSKLLSGMMLFMVSTGVFAQHHFSTPEQATDALAKAINEQNETALGDLLGEDWRSFLPADGVDPEAVDRFKRDWQVNHHTVIDGDMAWLTVGEYHWQLPIPVVKTDKGWHFDMQEAKEEILNREVGRNELAAIEALHAYVDAQDSYYALTTHYAQKIVSSEGKKDGLYWPVKPGEAPSPLGPAFSPKEPGQGYHGYHFRILPDTKSGFAMIAWPVSYGETGVMSFMINGDDRVWQANLGEKSAEEAKAMSAFKPDDRWQLVAQ; the protein is encoded by the coding sequence ATGAAAAGTAAACTACTCAGCGGAATGATGTTGTTCATGGTATCGACCGGCGTCTTTGCCCAACACCATTTCAGCACGCCCGAACAGGCGACCGATGCGCTGGCAAAAGCCATCAACGAGCAGAACGAAACGGCGCTGGGCGACCTTCTCGGAGAAGACTGGCGCAGCTTCTTACCGGCGGATGGCGTCGACCCCGAGGCCGTGGATCGCTTTAAACGCGACTGGCAGGTAAACCACCATACGGTGATAGACGGCGACATGGCATGGCTGACCGTCGGGGAGTACCACTGGCAGCTGCCGATCCCGGTGGTGAAAACCGACAAAGGCTGGCATTTCGACATGCAGGAAGCCAAAGAGGAGATCCTGAATCGCGAGGTGGGTCGCAACGAGCTCGCCGCCATTGAAGCGCTGCATGCCTATGTGGATGCCCAGGACAGCTACTACGCCCTCACCACGCACTACGCGCAGAAGATTGTCAGCAGCGAGGGCAAAAAAGATGGCCTGTACTGGCCGGTAAAACCTGGCGAAGCGCCCAGCCCGCTTGGCCCGGCCTTCAGCCCGAAAGAGCCCGGTCAGGGTTATCACGGCTATCACTTCCGTATTCTGCCGGATACCAAATCAGGCTTCGCGATGATCGCCTGGCCGGTAAGCTACGGCGAAACCGGGGTGATGAGCTTTATGATCAACGGCGACGATCGGGTGTGGCAGGCGAATCTCGGCGAGAAGTCGGCAGAGGAAGCGAAAGCGATGTCGGCGTTTAAACCGGACGACCGCTGGCAGCTGGTCGCCCAGTAA
- a CDS encoding DUF3300 domain-containing protein, with protein MKLPFKPHLLVLLCSAGLLAASGVVYVNSRAPETVTQPPPPAQPAPTAQTASAPAPAQGQPAPVVYTAAQIDQWVAPIALYPDALLSQILMAATYPTNVIQAAQWSRDNPRMQGDAAIQAVAGQPWDPSVKSLVAFPQLMSLMGENPPWVQSLGDAFLAQPKDVMDSVQRLRLLAQQTGALQSTPQQKVTTVTKTEPAKVSSSSTTSTSTTSTPAPAPTVIKIESADPQVVYVPTYNPSTVYGTWPNTSYPPVYLPPPPGEQFTDSLVKGLGFSLGVATTYAIFSNIDWDDDDDWDHHHHDDDHHGGYSRNGDNNININVDNFNKISGERLDANRGWQHNPAYRGGVPYASSQLNNRYAQNTPAVRRNTTSLSTAAPQGGANRDAQRQAAMTQMERSTGKNLSQTARPATRDGQRQAANKQLNQISQRNNYRGYDNDRPQTAKRATSTQRDTQRTAARQETTRKAQTQQRTAQNQQRAMQTHQRANALSGNDSRSANWQAQQQRGMQSRQQTARNVERSGGRAQMSERRSGGEHREFRHR; from the coding sequence ATGAAGTTGCCCTTTAAGCCACATCTGCTTGTTCTCCTGTGTAGCGCCGGGCTGTTAGCCGCATCTGGCGTTGTCTACGTCAACAGCCGTGCGCCTGAGACCGTCACTCAGCCACCACCGCCGGCACAGCCCGCACCGACAGCACAAACTGCATCAGCTCCTGCACCGGCTCAGGGGCAACCCGCGCCGGTGGTCTATACCGCCGCGCAGATCGACCAGTGGGTGGCACCCATCGCGCTCTATCCGGATGCCCTGCTGTCGCAGATTTTAATGGCCGCAACCTATCCGACGAACGTGATACAGGCGGCGCAGTGGTCGCGTGACAACCCGCGCATGCAGGGGGATGCGGCTATTCAGGCCGTCGCCGGGCAGCCCTGGGATCCGAGCGTGAAATCGCTGGTCGCCTTCCCGCAGCTGATGTCGCTGATGGGGGAAAACCCGCCGTGGGTGCAGAGTCTCGGCGATGCGTTTCTGGCCCAGCCGAAGGATGTGATGGACTCCGTCCAGCGCTTACGTCTGCTGGCGCAGCAGACCGGCGCGCTGCAGTCCACGCCGCAGCAGAAGGTGACCACCGTGACGAAAACCGAGCCCGCCAAAGTGAGCTCATCGTCCACCACATCCACATCGACCACATCAACCCCGGCCCCTGCCCCGACGGTCATCAAGATTGAATCCGCCGATCCGCAGGTAGTTTACGTCCCGACCTACAACCCCAGCACGGTCTACGGCACCTGGCCTAACACCAGCTATCCGCCGGTCTATCTGCCGCCGCCTCCGGGGGAGCAGTTCACCGACAGCCTGGTCAAAGGGCTTGGCTTTAGTCTCGGCGTGGCGACGACCTACGCCATCTTCAGCAACATCGACTGGGATGACGATGACGACTGGGATCACCATCACCACGATGACGATCACCACGGCGGTTATTCGCGAAACGGTGATAACAACATCAATATCAACGTGGATAACTTCAATAAAATCAGCGGGGAGCGGCTTGATGCCAATCGTGGCTGGCAGCACAACCCGGCCTATCGCGGCGGCGTGCCTTATGCCTCCAGCCAGCTAAATAATCGCTACGCGCAGAACACGCCTGCGGTGCGCCGGAATACCACCAGCCTCAGCACAGCTGCCCCGCAGGGTGGTGCCAACCGCGACGCCCAGCGCCAGGCGGCAATGACCCAGATGGAGCGTTCAACGGGTAAAAACCTGTCGCAGACGGCGCGTCCTGCCACCCGCGACGGGCAGCGTCAGGCGGCAAATAAGCAGCTGAATCAAATCTCCCAGCGCAACAACTACCGCGGATACGACAACGATCGACCGCAAACGGCGAAACGGGCTACCAGCACCCAGCGCGATACGCAGCGTACGGCGGCACGCCAGGAGACCACCCGCAAGGCACAAACTCAGCAGCGCACCGCACAGAACCAACAGCGTGCGATGCAGACGCACCAGCGGGCCAATGCGCTCAGCGGCAACGACAGCCGCTCGGCCAACTGGCAGGCGCAGCAGCAGCGCGGCATGCAGAGCCGTCAGCAGACGGCCCGCAATGTCGAACGCAGCGGCGGTCGGGCGCAGATGTCTGAGCGCCGCAGTGGTGGCGAACACCGTGAATTCCGTCATCGTTAA